One Cryobacterium psychrophilum DNA segment encodes these proteins:
- the nadA gene encoding quinolinate synthase NadA, which translates to MTNPSVNSTIQLISTGAAAGSTCSPDLATAPWEFDSAAPSYGPGSSMGDVIPTGSPRQGELPEDYRRATPEELDVRIRSAKATLGDRVVILGHFYQRNEVLQHADVVGDSFQLAQATKSRPQAEAIIFCGVHFMAETADLLSGPEQAVILPNLAAGCSMADMADLDSVTECWEQLEDLYGTEPDASGRVPVIPVTYMNSSAALKAFCGEHGGIVCTSSNAQTVLEWAFERGQRVLFFPDQHLGRNTAKAMGVPLTQMPMWNPRKALGGSTAAELDDARVILWHGFCSVHRRFTVGQIAEARVTHPGVQVIVHPECPMAVVDAADSAGSTDFIGKAIAAAPAGSTFAIGTEINLVQRLAAQHPEHTIFCLDPVICPCSTMYRIHAGYLAWVLEGLVGSSERPAEVLNRIEVDADVAVYAQVALERMLAARPPVAVTPPVPVAPTVTDAEPLLSGRP; encoded by the coding sequence ATGACGAATCCGTCGGTTAATAGCACCATCCAGCTCATCAGCACGGGCGCCGCCGCCGGCAGCACGTGCAGCCCCGACCTGGCCACCGCTCCCTGGGAATTCGATTCCGCCGCACCCTCATACGGACCCGGGTCCTCCATGGGCGACGTCATCCCCACCGGGTCGCCCCGCCAGGGGGAACTCCCCGAGGACTACCGGCGGGCGACGCCCGAGGAGCTGGATGTGCGCATCCGCTCGGCCAAGGCGACACTCGGTGACCGCGTCGTCATTCTCGGCCACTTCTACCAGCGCAATGAGGTGCTGCAGCACGCCGATGTCGTGGGAGATTCCTTTCAGCTCGCGCAGGCGACCAAGAGCCGACCGCAGGCCGAGGCGATCATCTTCTGCGGCGTGCACTTCATGGCCGAGACCGCCGACCTGCTGTCCGGGCCGGAGCAGGCCGTGATTCTGCCCAACCTCGCCGCCGGCTGCTCGATGGCCGACATGGCAGACCTCGATTCGGTCACCGAATGCTGGGAGCAGCTCGAAGATCTGTATGGCACCGAACCGGATGCTTCCGGCCGTGTTCCCGTGATCCCGGTCACCTACATGAATTCCTCCGCCGCGCTCAAGGCGTTCTGCGGCGAACACGGCGGCATCGTGTGCACCTCCTCCAACGCGCAGACCGTGCTGGAGTGGGCCTTCGAGCGCGGCCAGCGGGTCTTGTTCTTCCCCGACCAGCACCTGGGCCGCAACACCGCCAAGGCGATGGGCGTGCCGCTCACGCAGATGCCCATGTGGAACCCGCGCAAGGCACTCGGCGGCAGCACCGCGGCCGAACTCGACGACGCCCGGGTGATCCTCTGGCACGGATTCTGCAGCGTGCACCGCCGGTTCACGGTGGGCCAGATCGCCGAGGCACGTGTGACGCACCCGGGCGTTCAGGTGATTGTGCACCCGGAGTGCCCGATGGCCGTCGTGGATGCGGCCGATTCCGCCGGCTCCACCGACTTCATCGGCAAGGCCATCGCCGCCGCCCCCGCCGGATCGACGTTTGCGATCGGCACCGAGATCAACCTCGTGCAGCGCCTCGCCGCCCAGCACCCCGAGCACACCATCTTCTGCCTCGACCCGGTGATCTGCCCGTGTTCGACCATGTATCGCATCCACGCCGGTTACCTGGCCTGGGTGCTCGAGGGACTCGTGGGCAGCAGCGAAAGACCCGCCGAGGTGCTCAACCGCATCGAGGTCGACGCCGACGTTGCCGTGTATGCCCAGGTTGCCCTCGAACGGATGCTGGCCGCCCGGCCACCCGTCGCGGTCACCCCGCCGGTCCCCGTAGCGCCCACCGTCACCGACGCAGAGCCCCTTCTCTCCGGACGGCCCTGA
- a CDS encoding NUDIX hydrolase: MTVVNHAALAVSTVIFALRPDDASALKTLWLPLVRRTRQPHEGQWALPGGWLPDAEQLADAAARTLHETTSLAPTYLEQLFTFGDVGRSPGHRVVSVVYWALVQSDEAARAAEGENVRWFAADQLPGLAFDHNKIVEYALWRLRTKVEYSRIAHAFLGDTFTLTQLREVHEAVLRRPLDPANFRRTLESSGTLVDTGRHVAGARHRPARLYRYDDSDAHSGHGPSGAPAPPHT, from the coding sequence ATGACCGTAGTGAATCACGCCGCGCTTGCCGTGTCGACGGTGATTTTTGCCCTGCGCCCGGACGACGCCTCTGCCCTCAAGACACTCTGGTTACCGCTCGTTCGCCGCACCCGACAGCCTCACGAGGGGCAGTGGGCGCTCCCTGGCGGCTGGCTGCCCGATGCGGAGCAGCTCGCGGACGCGGCCGCCCGCACGCTGCACGAAACCACCTCCCTCGCTCCCACCTACCTCGAACAGCTCTTCACCTTCGGGGATGTCGGCCGATCCCCGGGACATCGAGTGGTGTCCGTCGTCTATTGGGCGCTCGTGCAGTCCGACGAGGCGGCCAGGGCTGCCGAGGGTGAGAACGTGCGCTGGTTCGCGGCCGATCAACTTCCGGGACTGGCCTTTGACCACAACAAGATCGTGGAATACGCCCTGTGGCGGCTTCGCACCAAGGTGGAGTATTCGCGCATCGCCCATGCTTTCCTCGGGGATACGTTCACCCTCACCCAGCTTCGCGAGGTGCATGAGGCCGTGCTGCGCAGGCCGCTCGATCCCGCGAACTTTCGCCGGACCCTTGAGTCGTCCGGCACCCTTGTCGACACCGGGCGGCATGTCGCCGGCGCACGGCATCGCCCGGCTCGGCTCTATCGCTACGACGATTCGGATGCGCACTCCGGCCACGGTCCCTCCGGGGCACCTGCCCCGCCCCACACTTGA
- a CDS encoding polyprenol monophosphomannose synthase — translation MTRSLMPNTLVIIPTYNECENIDLIVTRVRASVPEAHVLVVDDASPDGTGELADTLATADDSVHVLHRTEKTGLGAAYLDGFGWALSHGYDQLVQLDADGSHLPEQLPGLLTAAASADVVMGSRWIRGGAVKNWPWHRRALSRGGSIYSRALLRLPQRDVTGGYRVYSAHALESMQLGGLESLGYCFQIDMLLHAVRAQLTVVEVPITFVERTLGSSKMSGRIVIEAMARVTIWGLTGMGAHRSRVPAEAAPQQ, via the coding sequence ATGACGAGGTCACTCATGCCCAACACCCTGGTGATCATTCCGACGTACAACGAGTGCGAAAACATTGATCTCATCGTCACCCGGGTTCGCGCGAGTGTTCCCGAAGCTCATGTTCTCGTGGTTGACGACGCGTCGCCGGATGGCACGGGCGAGCTCGCCGACACGCTCGCGACGGCGGACGACAGCGTGCACGTTCTGCATCGCACCGAGAAGACCGGACTCGGAGCGGCGTACCTGGACGGCTTCGGTTGGGCTCTCTCGCACGGGTACGACCAGCTCGTGCAGTTGGATGCCGACGGGTCGCATCTTCCCGAGCAGCTTCCCGGCCTCCTGACCGCCGCCGCCTCGGCCGACGTCGTCATGGGATCACGGTGGATACGCGGCGGAGCCGTGAAGAACTGGCCCTGGCACCGCCGCGCTCTCTCACGGGGTGGCTCCATCTACTCACGCGCCCTGCTGCGCCTGCCCCAGCGGGACGTCACCGGCGGATACCGCGTGTACTCGGCGCACGCGCTTGAGAGCATGCAGCTCGGAGGCCTCGAGAGCCTCGGGTACTGCTTTCAGATCGATATGCTCCTCCACGCCGTTCGCGCACAACTCACGGTCGTGGAGGTGCCGATCACCTTCGTAGAGCGCACGCTCGGCTCGTCAAAGATGAGCGGTCGAATCGTGATTGAGGCCATGGCGCGCGTCACGATCTGGGGGTTGACCGGCATGGGCGCGCACCGTTCCCGCGTGCCGGCGGAGGCCGCCCCGCAGCAGTAG